A single genomic interval of Chloracidobacterium validum harbors:
- a CDS encoding DUF4388 domain-containing protein: MTSPLLQGDLVQDGLPDVIRRIYTRRLSGELVVRQQAISKAIYFELGAIVFARSNDRADRIGESMMRNGLLSQADFLRASEAMGRGKRFGRVLVELGIVSERDLSNAVTFQILGIIYSLFEWTSGEYQFTKQEKLVPDDLRLELSTANIVLEGVRRIRDFSIIQRGMGDLNRLIGPSSNPLLRTQSLSLKPIERQLIAGINIPMNVLQAMMLVNGPPNATLQALYGLISAGILERQAAPVVNRETGQMEIPAEVVEQAVSAPPVIPPKVADAAAKRTGSLKAVNMLLAMQARLDTTNDPHEILGVSPHATRDEIRDAYYRLAKDFHPDRHLNATLETRRQVDAVFARVTEAYEAIRDGGQKPTVLSPMPLTAVTPSPRGSAPLPPPTSPALAGETTAQREARAEKAFQDARAKIANRDFVGAVTLLREAVTLNPDAARYHLLLGTTLAAHPKMQRDAENALKKAAELDQFNTAPLVALGQLYARAGMNIQAEKMFNEALRLDPDSKVARKGLEAIKSTKGGGFFDKLFKK; this comes from the coding sequence GTGACAAGTCCACTTCTACAAGGTGATCTCGTTCAAGATGGGCTGCCAGATGTGATCCGGCGGATTTACACCCGCCGCCTGAGCGGTGAACTCGTCGTGCGTCAGCAAGCCATCAGCAAGGCGATTTACTTTGAGCTGGGGGCGATTGTGTTTGCGCGGAGCAATGACCGCGCGGATCGCATCGGCGAAAGCATGATGCGCAACGGGCTGCTCTCGCAGGCTGATTTTCTGCGCGCTTCCGAAGCCATGGGCCGTGGAAAAAGATTTGGCCGCGTGCTGGTTGAGTTGGGCATTGTCTCGGAGCGCGACCTGTCAAACGCTGTAACTTTTCAGATTCTGGGTATCATCTACTCGCTGTTTGAATGGACGAGTGGGGAATACCAATTCACGAAACAGGAAAAGCTGGTGCCCGACGATTTGCGGCTTGAACTTTCAACCGCCAACATCGTCTTGGAGGGCGTTCGGCGCATCCGCGATTTTAGCATCATCCAGCGGGGCATGGGCGACCTGAACCGACTGATCGGCCCATCGAGCAATCCGTTGCTGCGGACACAATCACTTTCACTCAAGCCCATCGAGCGCCAGCTTATCGCAGGCATCAACATTCCAATGAATGTCTTGCAGGCGATGATGCTCGTCAACGGTCCGCCCAATGCCACGCTCCAGGCGCTGTATGGACTTATCTCCGCCGGAATTTTGGAGCGCCAAGCGGCCCCGGTGGTCAATCGTGAAACTGGGCAGATGGAAATTCCTGCCGAAGTGGTGGAGCAGGCCGTGAGCGCGCCACCGGTGATCCCCCCAAAGGTGGCGGACGCGGCAGCCAAGCGAACCGGCTCGCTCAAGGCCGTAAACATGCTGCTGGCGATGCAGGCCCGACTTGACACCACCAACGACCCGCATGAGATTCTGGGTGTCTCGCCGCACGCCACCCGCGATGAAATCCGAGATGCTTACTACCGGTTGGCAAAAGATTTTCACCCTGATCGCCATTTGAACGCAACACTAGAGACCCGGCGCCAAGTAGATGCTGTTTTCGCGCGGGTCACGGAGGCCTATGAGGCGATTCGAGATGGTGGTCAAAAGCCAACCGTGCTGTCCCCGATGCCGCTGACGGCGGTGACGCCATCGCCGCGTGGAAGTGCACCGCTGCCACCACCCACCTCGCCTGCGCTCGCCGGGGAGACCACGGCGCAACGTGAAGCTCGCGCCGAGAAGGCTTTTCAAGACGCCCGCGCCAAAATTGCGAATCGTGACTTTGTGGGGGCGGTCACCTTGCTCCGTGAAGCCGTGACCCTCAATCCAGACGCTGCCCGCTACCACCTATTGCTTGGGACGACACTTGCTGCCCACCCAAAAATGCAGCGGGATGCGGAAAACGCCCTGAAAAAGGCTGCGGAACTCGACCAGTTCAACACGGCCCCACTGGTGGCGCTGGGGCAGCTCTATGCCCGGGCCGGCATGAACATTCAGGCTGAAAAAATGTTCAATGAAGCCCTGCGTCTGGACCCAGACTCGAAAGTTGCGCGTAAGGGACTAGAAGCCATCAAATCCACCAAGGGCGGTGGTTTCTTTGACAAGCTGTTCAAAAAGTAA
- a CDS encoding RNA polymerase sigma factor, whose protein sequence is MDTDEDLLRAFQQGDEQAFTQLYQRHRAPVYRFLARRLSSPARAEELCQDVFVALVEHAGSWRGEASVKTYLYRIAFNRLVSDARRREHRVMAASPTTPDDEPLPAVEPTAVERPDTVFELNERARLVRDALVELPPDFRDTLVMKEYDGLSCEEIADILGVAVGTVKSRLFRAKLELKRRLTDFFASPTR, encoded by the coding sequence ATGGACACAGACGAGGACCTGCTGCGCGCCTTCCAGCAGGGCGACGAACAAGCGTTTACACAACTCTATCAGCGCCACCGGGCGCCCGTGTATCGTTTTCTGGCGCGGCGGTTATCCTCACCCGCGCGCGCTGAGGAGCTGTGCCAGGATGTCTTTGTCGCGCTGGTCGAGCACGCCGGCAGTTGGCGCGGCGAGGCATCCGTCAAAACGTACCTCTACCGCATTGCTTTCAACCGTTTGGTCAGTGATGCCCGTCGCCGTGAGCACCGCGTTATGGCAGCCTCACCGACGACGCCCGACGATGAGCCGTTGCCAGCCGTTGAGCCGACTGCGGTAGAGCGCCCCGATACTGTGTTTGAGCTCAACGAGCGCGCGCGTCTGGTGCGCGATGCGCTGGTTGAGCTGCCCCCCGACTTTCGGGACACGCTGGTGATGAAAGAGTACGACGGGCTGAGTTGTGAAGAAATTGCTGATATTTTGGGCGTGGCAGTCGGAACGGTCAAATCCCGCCTGTTTCGCGCTAAACTGGAACTCAAGCGTCGTCTGACTGACTTTTTTGCTTCGCCAACCCGCTAA